Proteins encoded by one window of Actinocorallia herbida:
- the thiD gene encoding bifunctional hydroxymethylpyrimidine kinase/phosphomethylpyrimidine kinase has product MVTAPPRVLTVAGSDSGGGAGIQADLKTMLALGVHGMSVICAVTAQNSLGVQGYWELPPEAVAAQLDSVLSDIGAQAVKTGMLASTALVETVADHLCGYDAPLVVDPVGVSKHGDTLLAADAVDAVRTTLLPLATVVTPNLWEVELLTGVKVESEDDLMRAAEAVKEHGPEWVLIKGGHLPTRPVDLLYNGSETHLFSDERYDNRHTHGTGCTLASAIASHLALGLSVPDAVAAAKTYISGAIRAGFPLGSGIGPVDHAWRTRARPA; this is encoded by the coding sequence ATGGTTACCGCTCCTCCCCGTGTCCTGACCGTCGCCGGCTCCGACTCCGGGGGCGGTGCCGGCATCCAGGCCGACCTGAAGACGATGCTCGCGCTCGGCGTCCACGGGATGAGCGTGATCTGCGCGGTGACGGCGCAGAACTCCCTCGGCGTCCAGGGCTACTGGGAGCTGCCCCCGGAGGCGGTCGCCGCCCAGCTCGACTCGGTGCTCTCCGACATCGGCGCACAGGCGGTGAAGACGGGGATGCTGGCCTCGACCGCCCTGGTGGAGACCGTCGCCGATCACCTGTGCGGCTATGACGCGCCGCTCGTGGTCGACCCCGTCGGCGTCAGCAAGCACGGGGACACGCTCCTGGCGGCCGACGCCGTCGACGCGGTCCGCACGACGCTGCTGCCGCTCGCCACGGTCGTCACCCCCAACCTGTGGGAGGTGGAGCTGCTCACGGGCGTCAAGGTCGAGTCCGAGGACGACCTCATGCGAGCCGCCGAAGCCGTCAAGGAGCACGGCCCCGAATGGGTCCTCATCAAGGGCGGCCACTTGCCCACCCGTCCGGTGGACCTCCTCTACAACGGCTCGGAGACCCACCTGTTCTCCGACGAGCGCTACGACAACCGCCACACCCACGGCACAGGCTGCACCCTGGCTTCCGCCATCGCCTCCCACCTCGCCCTGGGCCTGTCCGTCCCCGACGCGGTGGCCGCCGCCAAGACCTACATCTCCGGCGCCATCCGCGCGGGCTTCCCCCTGGGCTCCGGCATCGGCCCCGTGGACCACGCCTGGCGCACCCGCGCCCGGCCCGCCTGA
- a CDS encoding thiamine-phosphate kinase — translation MGEFGLIQRVTARYPQGPLVELGPGDDAAVLRAPDGRVVATADMLVEGRHFRTDWSSAYDVGRKAAAQNLADVVAMGARPTALLIGFGAPAGLDVAWADGLSDGLRDECALLGASIVGGDTVRSPTLTVAVTALGDLGGAPPLTRSGARPGDVVAVRGRIGWAATGLAALLASSAASGPFVEAHRRPEPPYTAGGEARALGATSLVDISDGLVQDLGHIARASAVRLDLAAERVPLDPGVTLEDALTGGDDHAFAGTFPADAALPPEWRVIGEVGAGRPGSVTVDDQVVDRGGWDHFGA, via the coding sequence ATGGGCGAGTTCGGGTTGATCCAGAGGGTGACCGCGAGGTACCCGCAGGGTCCGCTGGTGGAACTCGGCCCCGGAGACGACGCCGCGGTGCTGCGCGCCCCGGACGGGCGGGTGGTGGCGACCGCCGACATGCTCGTCGAAGGCAGGCACTTCCGCACGGACTGGTCGTCGGCCTACGACGTGGGGCGCAAGGCCGCGGCGCAGAACCTCGCCGACGTCGTCGCGATGGGCGCCAGGCCGACCGCCCTGCTGATCGGGTTCGGCGCGCCCGCCGGGCTCGACGTGGCGTGGGCCGACGGCCTCAGCGACGGCCTGCGCGACGAGTGCGCGCTCCTCGGCGCCTCGATCGTCGGTGGCGACACGGTGCGGAGCCCGACCCTCACCGTCGCGGTGACCGCGCTCGGTGATCTCGGCGGCGCGCCGCCGCTGACCCGGTCCGGCGCGCGCCCTGGAGACGTCGTCGCGGTGCGCGGGCGCATCGGGTGGGCCGCCACAGGGCTCGCGGCGCTGCTGGCCTCCTCGGCCGCCTCAGGGCCGTTCGTGGAAGCCCACCGCAGACCGGAGCCGCCGTACACCGCGGGCGGGGAGGCCCGCGCGCTCGGCGCCACCTCGCTCGTGGACATCTCCGACGGGCTCGTCCAGGACCTCGGGCACATCGCCAGGGCCAGCGCGGTCCGGCTCGACCTCGCGGCGGAGCGGGTGCCGCTCGACCCGGGCGTCACGCTGGAGGACGCCCTGACGGGCGGCGACGACCACGCCTTCGCGGGAACGTTCCCGGCGGACGCCGCGCTGCCGCCGGAGTGGCGGGTGATCGGCGAGGTCGGCGCGGGGAGGCCGGGCTCGGTCACCGTCGACGACCAGGTGGTCGACAGGGGCGGATGGGACCATTTCGGTGCGTGA
- the recG gene encoding ATP-dependent DNA helicase RecG, protein MDRVTLADDLRKTVGDKTAKVLKSKWDMETVGDLLRHYPRRYVRHGELTDLASLAEGEDVTVVGRVVESRQRKITKRPYLLLEVTVEDATGRRIGLTFFGTGVHKAGADLQPDVLAMIAGRVGLFRNKVQLNHPDYEVIPGRATAETVEEYAAKPIPLYPATKDLPSWKVKKAVEYALGPGLDLPDPMPSELLARRGLVSLSAAIEGIHRPKDDDELKAARKRLKWDEAFYVQLALALRRAAAADLPATPRPDRAGGLRAAFDAALPFTLTEGQVQVGEEIAADLAREHPMHRLLQGDVGAGKTVIALRAMLQVVDGGGQAALLAPTEVLAQQHFRSIQALLGPLGRAGQIDGAEGATRVALLTGSQGAKVKRAALLEAASGGAGIVVGTHALIQEHVQFADLGLIVVDEQHRFGVEQRDALREKVAGGRPHVLVMTATPIPRTVAMTVFGDLDTSVLAQLPAGRSPIATHVVPPEKPAFLARAWDRIREEAGQGRQAYIVCPRIGEEDAPSREEGEAQQPGERPPLAVMELLPMLEGELLRGLRIDVLHGRMHPDDKEAAMRRFSSGETDVLLATTVIEVGVDVPNATLMMIMDADRFGVSQLHQLRGRVGRGGLPGLCLLVTDTPPDAPARRRLDAVASTTDGFELSRLDLEQRKEGDILGAAQSGNRSALRLLTLQFDEKVITAARKEAARVVAEDPGLAAHPELSAALAELLTDERADYLDKT, encoded by the coding sequence ATGGACCGCGTGACTCTCGCAGACGACCTGAGGAAGACCGTCGGCGACAAGACCGCCAAGGTCCTCAAGAGCAAGTGGGACATGGAGACGGTCGGCGACCTGCTGCGGCACTATCCGCGCAGGTACGTGCGCCACGGGGAACTCACCGACCTCGCCTCGCTGGCCGAAGGGGAGGACGTGACCGTCGTCGGACGGGTCGTCGAGTCCCGCCAGCGCAAGATCACCAAACGGCCCTATCTGCTGCTCGAGGTCACCGTCGAGGACGCCACGGGCCGCCGCATCGGGCTCACCTTCTTCGGCACCGGGGTGCACAAGGCGGGCGCCGACCTCCAGCCGGACGTCCTGGCGATGATCGCCGGCCGAGTCGGGCTGTTCCGCAACAAGGTCCAGCTCAACCACCCCGACTACGAGGTCATCCCGGGAAGGGCCACGGCCGAGACCGTCGAGGAGTACGCGGCGAAGCCCATCCCGCTTTATCCGGCCACCAAGGACCTGCCGTCCTGGAAGGTGAAGAAGGCGGTCGAATACGCGCTCGGGCCCGGCCTCGACCTTCCCGACCCGATGCCGTCCGAACTGCTCGCCAGGCGCGGCCTCGTCTCGCTGAGCGCCGCCATCGAGGGCATCCACCGGCCGAAGGACGACGACGAGCTGAAGGCCGCGCGCAAACGGCTGAAATGGGACGAGGCGTTCTATGTGCAGCTCGCGCTGGCGCTGCGCCGCGCGGCCGCCGCGGACCTGCCCGCGACCCCGCGCCCGGACCGCGCCGGAGGGTTGCGCGCCGCCTTCGACGCCGCGCTGCCCTTCACCCTGACCGAGGGGCAGGTGCAGGTCGGCGAGGAGATCGCGGCGGACCTGGCCCGGGAGCATCCCATGCACCGGCTGCTCCAGGGCGACGTCGGCGCGGGCAAGACCGTCATCGCGCTCCGCGCGATGCTCCAGGTCGTCGACGGTGGCGGCCAGGCGGCCCTGCTCGCCCCCACCGAGGTCCTCGCCCAGCAGCACTTCCGCTCGATCCAGGCGCTGCTCGGCCCCCTCGGCCGCGCGGGGCAGATCGACGGAGCCGAGGGCGCCACAAGGGTGGCCCTCCTCACCGGCTCCCAAGGCGCGAAGGTCAAGCGCGCGGCGCTCCTGGAGGCCGCCTCGGGCGGCGCCGGGATCGTCGTCGGCACCCACGCGCTCATCCAGGAGCACGTGCAGTTCGCCGACCTCGGCCTGATCGTGGTGGACGAGCAGCACAGGTTCGGCGTGGAGCAGCGCGACGCGCTGCGGGAGAAGGTCGCCGGAGGCAGGCCGCACGTCCTGGTCATGACGGCGACGCCGATTCCGCGCACGGTGGCGATGACCGTCTTCGGTGACCTGGACACCTCGGTCCTCGCCCAGCTCCCGGCGGGCCGCTCTCCGATCGCCACCCACGTGGTCCCCCCGGAGAAGCCCGCGTTCCTCGCCCGTGCCTGGGATCGGATCCGCGAGGAGGCAGGGCAGGGCCGTCAGGCGTACATCGTGTGCCCCCGGATCGGCGAGGAAGACGCGCCTTCGCGCGAGGAGGGCGAGGCGCAGCAGCCGGGCGAGCGGCCTCCGCTGGCCGTCATGGAACTGCTCCCGATGCTGGAAGGCGAGCTGCTGAGGGGGCTGCGCATCGACGTCCTGCACGGGCGGATGCACCCGGACGACAAGGAGGCGGCGATGCGGCGGTTCTCCTCCGGAGAGACGGACGTGCTGCTGGCCACGACCGTCATCGAGGTCGGCGTCGACGTGCCGAACGCCACCCTGATGATGATCATGGACGCGGACCGCTTCGGCGTCTCCCAGCTGCACCAGCTGCGCGGCCGGGTGGGCCGCGGCGGGCTGCCGGGCCTCTGCCTGCTGGTCACCGACACGCCCCCGGACGCCCCCGCGCGCCGCCGCCTCGACGCCGTCGCCTCGACCACGGACGGCTTCGAGCTGTCCCGGCTGGACCTGGAGCAGCGCAAGGAGGGCGACATCCTGGGGGCCGCCCAGTCCGGCAACCGCTCGGCGCTGCGGCTGCTCACCCTCCAGTTCGACGAGAAGGTGATCACGGCCGCGCGCAAGGAGGCGGCCCGGGTCGTCGCCGAGGATCCGGGGCTGGCGGCCCATCCCGAGCTCTCCGCGGCCCTCGCGGAACTGCTCACCGACGAGCGCGCCGACTACCTCGACAAGACCTGA
- a CDS encoding DAK2 domain-containing protein, translating to MPDTLDGPAVRRWARLAADALGRARTEIDALNVFPVPDRDTGTNLHLTLLAGAEAVEALPRDAPPAEVWRALGRGALVGARGNSGVIVSQVLCGLADTLGPRPPATGPDLADGLAHAARLARASVSRPADGTILTVLDAAAAAAAAPEALFPPRDAAPASRLAETLAAAARGARTALRATPEGLPLLAEHGVVDAGAAGLCVVLDALAAVVTEEYPERYEVPARTEPTVVVPAQGRRPGEAEGAGYEVMYLLEAEDSRVPELRKALDGLGDSLVVVGGDGLWNVHVHVDDAGAAIEAGLAAGRTRRIRVTYLGGSSRPKAPCKGRGVVAVTAADGLAALFEEAGAVVVRRPSGGMPPLDALVQAVLGAGDEVAVLPNEPEVLALAEAAAVRARESGVRVSVIPTKASVQGLAALAVHDPVRHFRDDVIAMTGTALATRFGGLQIATGEAMTTVGVCRAGDVLGLIEGDVVMIGSSPAEVARQVLARMLSGGGELVTVVTGAGIPAGFAAGIAEGLRAQRPDVEMTAYDGGQVLYPVLFGVE from the coding sequence GTGCCCGACACCCTGGACGGGCCCGCGGTACGCCGCTGGGCGCGCCTGGCGGCCGACGCGCTGGGCCGCGCCCGGACCGAGATCGACGCGCTCAACGTCTTCCCCGTCCCCGACCGGGACACCGGGACCAACCTGCACCTGACCCTCCTGGCCGGCGCCGAGGCCGTCGAGGCGCTGCCGCGGGACGCGCCGCCGGCGGAGGTCTGGCGGGCGCTCGGCAGGGGCGCGCTCGTCGGCGCGCGCGGCAACTCCGGGGTGATCGTCAGCCAGGTGCTGTGCGGCCTCGCCGACACCCTCGGCCCGCGGCCCCCGGCGACCGGCCCCGACCTCGCCGACGGCCTGGCGCACGCCGCCCGGCTCGCCCGCGCGTCGGTGTCGCGGCCCGCCGACGGCACGATCCTCACCGTGCTCGACGCCGCGGCGGCCGCGGCGGCGGCCCCGGAGGCGCTCTTCCCACCGCGCGACGCGGCGCCCGCGTCCCGGCTGGCCGAGACGCTGGCGGCGGCGGCGCGCGGCGCGCGCACGGCCTTGCGCGCCACTCCTGAGGGGCTGCCCCTCCTCGCGGAGCACGGCGTCGTGGACGCGGGGGCGGCCGGCCTGTGCGTCGTCCTGGACGCCCTGGCGGCCGTCGTCACCGAGGAGTACCCCGAGCGCTACGAGGTCCCCGCGCGGACCGAGCCGACCGTCGTGGTCCCGGCGCAGGGGCGTCGGCCAGGAGAGGCCGAAGGGGCCGGGTACGAGGTGATGTACCTGCTGGAGGCCGAGGACTCCCGGGTCCCGGAGCTGCGCAAGGCGCTCGACGGCCTGGGCGACTCGCTCGTCGTCGTCGGGGGGGACGGCCTGTGGAACGTCCATGTGCACGTGGACGACGCGGGCGCCGCCATCGAGGCGGGCCTCGCGGCGGGGCGCACCCGGAGGATCCGCGTCACCTATCTGGGCGGTTCGAGCCGTCCCAAGGCGCCCTGCAAGGGCCGTGGCGTGGTGGCGGTGACCGCGGCCGACGGTCTGGCCGCGCTCTTCGAGGAGGCGGGGGCCGTCGTCGTACGCCGCCCCTCAGGCGGGATGCCGCCTTTGGACGCCCTGGTGCAGGCGGTCCTCGGCGCGGGAGACGAAGTGGCCGTCCTGCCGAACGAGCCCGAGGTCCTGGCGCTCGCGGAGGCGGCGGCGGTGCGCGCCCGCGAAAGCGGCGTGCGCGTCTCGGTGATCCCGACGAAGGCGTCGGTGCAGGGGCTCGCGGCGCTCGCGGTGCACGATCCGGTCCGGCACTTCCGCGACGACGTGATCGCGATGACGGGCACGGCGCTGGCGACCCGCTTCGGCGGCCTCCAGATCGCGACGGGCGAGGCGATGACGACCGTCGGGGTCTGCCGCGCGGGCGACGTGCTCGGCCTGATCGAGGGCGACGTGGTGATGATCGGGTCCTCGCCGGCGGAGGTGGCGAGGCAGGTGCTGGCCCGCATGCTCTCCGGCGGCGGCGAGCTGGTGACCGTGGTCACCGGCGCAGGGATCCCGGCGGGTTTCGCCGCCGGGATCGCCGAAGGACTGCGGGCGCAGCGGCCCGACGTGGAGATGACGGCCTATGACGGCGGCCAGGTCCTGTATCCGGTGCTCTTCGGGGTCGAATGA
- a CDS encoding putative leader peptide, with amino-acid sequence MTSLLLVGRPHVDLRRQASCLCRRR; translated from the coding sequence ATGACCTCACTCCTGCTGGTCGGCCGCCCGCACGTCGATCTGCGACGCCAGGCGAGCTGCCTGTGTCGCCGCCGCTGA
- a CDS encoding Lrp/AsnC family transcriptional regulator produces the protein MVQAYILIQTEVGRAAEVARTVSGLEGAVEADDVTGPYDVIVKAEAPNMDDLGRLVVARIQGVPGITRTLTCPIVHL, from the coding sequence ATGGTGCAGGCGTACATCCTGATCCAGACCGAGGTCGGCAGGGCCGCAGAAGTGGCCCGCACGGTCTCGGGGCTCGAGGGCGCCGTCGAGGCCGACGACGTGACAGGTCCCTACGACGTGATCGTGAAGGCGGAGGCGCCGAACATGGACGACCTGGGCAGGCTCGTGGTGGCCCGCATCCAGGGGGTACCCGGAATCACCCGGACTTTGACCTGCCCTATCGTGCATCTGTGA
- the rpmB gene encoding 50S ribosomal protein L28, which yields MAANCEVCGKGPGFGMSVSHSHRRTPRRWNPNIQRIRAVVAGTTKRVNVCTSCLKAGKVQRPLAR from the coding sequence GTGGCTGCCAACTGCGAAGTGTGCGGCAAGGGCCCCGGCTTCGGTATGAGCGTGTCCCACTCGCACCGTCGCACCCCGCGCCGCTGGAACCCCAACATCCAGCGCATCCGCGCCGTGGTCGCGGGCACGACCAAGCGCGTGAACGTCTGCACCTCCTGCCTCAAGGCCGGCAAGGTCCAGCGTCCGCTGGCCCGCTAG
- a CDS encoding beta-propeller domain-containing protein → MRRTLPLAALLLVPGLVLAALAASPPPPDEAPVELPEIGLVSYSGCDDLLDSLRAAATPLVDAYGTLSNGDGVHLDGSLVRRNGFFDMLAGGTAELQSDVAMSAPAPAADNAYSTTNVHVAGVDEPDEVKTDGTRVLLVAGGALRVLDARTGATTAEIDLPEGFERGTRLLLNGDTALVLGTTVDPRIAFDDFAGPYPGMYGSLHAVQVDLQMRKIVSELEVPGNLVDARQVGSTVRLVLGSVPRLDLPRPKKRDLRRWEEAEPRLLKHNRELVQNAPLAAFQPSYTVTGPEGSPVTHQVPCDRISHPAKADGVSMTTILAFDLTRPLGETSPATVVSGGGETVYGTADSLYVTETVGADVFYAEPAQLSRPESSEVASTRVHRFAFTGQEPRYTGSGEVPGLLLNQYSLSEHEGNLRVAVTDAMQEESSVHILSTQGTELKELGAIGGLGKDERIYSVRFIGDRGYVVTFRQVDPLYTLDLSDPAAPRALGELKITGFSAYLHPTADGRLLGIGQEADRQGRIQGFQASLFDVSGDSPTRLSQLHVKNVQTVVEHDAHGFLFLPETGLTVLPAFEKTLVLSVTSEKIALLGEITHPRKHEMVGRAVYLGGSVWTFSESGIKITDAATLQSKAWIRLPQR, encoded by the coding sequence ATGCGACGTACCCTCCCCCTGGCCGCGCTCCTCCTGGTGCCGGGCCTCGTCCTCGCCGCCCTCGCGGCGAGCCCTCCGCCCCCGGACGAGGCCCCCGTGGAGCTCCCCGAGATCGGCCTCGTCTCCTATTCGGGCTGCGACGACCTGCTCGACTCCCTGCGGGCCGCCGCCACTCCCCTCGTGGACGCCTACGGCACGCTGTCCAACGGCGACGGCGTCCACCTGGACGGCTCCCTCGTCCGACGGAACGGCTTCTTCGACATGCTGGCCGGCGGTACCGCCGAGCTCCAGTCCGACGTCGCGATGTCCGCCCCGGCACCGGCGGCGGACAACGCGTACTCCACGACCAACGTGCACGTCGCGGGCGTGGACGAGCCCGACGAGGTCAAGACCGACGGGACCCGCGTGCTGCTCGTCGCCGGGGGCGCGCTGCGCGTCCTCGACGCCCGCACCGGCGCGACCACCGCCGAGATCGACCTCCCCGAGGGCTTCGAGAGGGGCACGAGGCTCCTCCTGAACGGCGACACGGCCCTCGTCCTCGGCACCACGGTGGACCCGCGGATCGCCTTCGACGACTTCGCGGGCCCCTACCCCGGCATGTACGGGAGCCTCCACGCCGTCCAGGTCGACCTGCAGATGCGGAAGATCGTCTCGGAGCTGGAGGTCCCAGGGAACCTCGTCGACGCCCGTCAGGTCGGCTCGACCGTCCGCCTCGTCCTCGGCAGTGTGCCGCGGCTCGACCTCCCCAGGCCGAAGAAGCGGGACCTCCGCCGCTGGGAGGAGGCCGAGCCCCGCCTCCTGAAGCACAACCGCGAACTCGTCCAGAACGCGCCTCTTGCGGCTTTCCAGCCGTCCTACACCGTCACCGGGCCCGAGGGCTCCCCCGTGACCCACCAGGTCCCCTGCGACCGGATCAGCCACCCCGCGAAGGCCGACGGCGTCTCCATGACGACGATCCTGGCGTTCGACCTCACCCGGCCCCTCGGCGAGACCAGTCCCGCGACCGTGGTGAGCGGCGGAGGCGAGACCGTGTACGGGACCGCCGACAGCCTGTACGTCACGGAGACCGTGGGCGCCGACGTCTTCTACGCCGAGCCCGCGCAGCTCTCCCGCCCGGAGTCTTCCGAGGTCGCGAGCACTCGCGTCCACCGCTTCGCCTTCACCGGGCAGGAACCGCGCTACACGGGCTCCGGAGAGGTTCCCGGGCTGCTCCTCAACCAGTACTCGCTGTCAGAGCACGAGGGGAACCTTCGCGTCGCCGTCACCGACGCCATGCAGGAAGAGAGCAGCGTCCACATCCTGTCCACGCAAGGCACCGAGCTGAAGGAGCTCGGTGCGATCGGCGGGCTCGGGAAGGACGAGCGCATCTACTCGGTCCGCTTCATCGGGGACCGGGGCTACGTCGTCACCTTCCGGCAGGTCGACCCGCTCTACACCCTCGACCTCTCCGACCCGGCCGCGCCGCGCGCCCTCGGTGAGCTGAAGATCACCGGGTTCTCCGCCTACCTGCACCCGACGGCCGACGGACGGCTCCTCGGCATCGGGCAGGAGGCCGACCGCCAAGGACGGATCCAAGGCTTCCAGGCGTCCCTGTTCGACGTGTCCGGCGACTCCCCCACCCGGCTGTCCCAGCTCCACGTGAAGAACGTCCAGACCGTCGTGGAGCACGACGCGCACGGCTTCCTGTTCCTGCCGGAGACGGGCCTGACGGTCCTGCCGGCGTTCGAGAAGACCCTCGTGCTGTCCGTCACTTCCGAGAAGATCGCCCTGCTGGGCGAGATCACCCACCCGCGGAAGCACGAGATGGTCGGCCGCGCCGTCTACCTCGGCGGGTCCGTGTGGACCTTCTCGGAGTCCGGAATCAAGATCACCGACGCCGCCACCCTGCAGTCCAAGGCCTGGATCCGGCTGCCGCAGCGGTGA
- a CDS encoding acetamidase/formamidase family protein translates to MPLLSYGAQTVPGHTRWHPEIPAVAEVISGGSVRMECRGFWGAREALLCGPIAVVGAEPGDVIVVDVLGIGRADGGPALGAHPGVVGCAPGDDALPVEVEPDGPLLGRVRPGLADYQPVAARALRSAALAGQIVGSCADARLTAGSRIVLPVHVRGAKLSAGDLHFGDGCTALDGWIDLRVNLTKRGVERFHVTGPLLMPA, encoded by the coding sequence GTGCCGCTCCTGTCGTACGGCGCCCAGACCGTCCCCGGGCACACCCGGTGGCACCCCGAGATCCCCGCCGTCGCGGAGGTGATCTCGGGCGGATCGGTGCGGATGGAGTGCCGCGGCTTCTGGGGCGCCCGCGAGGCCCTGCTGTGCGGGCCGATCGCCGTCGTCGGCGCCGAACCCGGCGACGTCATCGTGGTCGACGTCCTCGGCATCGGCAGAGCCGACGGGGGCCCCGCGCTCGGCGCCCATCCCGGAGTGGTCGGCTGCGCGCCCGGCGACGACGCCCTGCCCGTCGAGGTCGAGCCCGACGGCCCCCTGCTCGGCCGGGTGCGGCCCGGCCTCGCCGACTACCAGCCGGTCGCCGCGCGGGCTCTGCGCTCGGCGGCGCTGGCGGGCCAGATCGTCGGCTCCTGCGCCGACGCCCGCCTCACCGCGGGCTCGCGCATCGTCCTGCCGGTGCACGTGCGCGGCGCGAAGCTCTCGGCGGGCGACCTTCACTTCGGCGACGGCTGCACCGCCCTGGACGGCTGGATCGACCTGCGCGTGAACCTCACCAAGCGCGGCGTCGAGCGGTTCCACGTGACGGGCCCGCTGCTGATGCCCGCCTGA
- a CDS encoding DUF3515 domain-containing protein — MIPARSAVPLGAALGLALLVSGCSGGPVQVPVPTPDATAAAACEALSYPVKVDGKERRETDPASPYVAAWGSPAIAVRCGVARPADPDSGLIERVVTVDGLDWLPVEGDRPSTWTLVGRTAYVEVTIPQEYTPAGSPPGELLTEFTSALDALPKKPEGQF, encoded by the coding sequence GTGATTCCCGCCAGATCCGCTGTGCCGCTCGGCGCGGCCCTCGGGCTCGCCCTGCTCGTCTCGGGCTGCTCCGGCGGTCCCGTCCAGGTCCCGGTCCCGACGCCCGACGCGACGGCCGCGGCCGCCTGCGAGGCGTTGTCCTACCCGGTGAAGGTCGACGGCAAGGAGCGCCGCGAGACCGATCCGGCGTCCCCGTACGTCGCGGCGTGGGGCAGTCCGGCGATCGCGGTGCGCTGCGGGGTGGCCCGGCCTGCCGACCCCGACTCCGGGCTGATCGAGCGCGTGGTGACCGTCGACGGGCTCGACTGGCTGCCCGTCGAAGGCGACCGGCCGTCCACCTGGACGCTGGTCGGCCGCACCGCCTACGTCGAGGTGACGATCCCGCAGGAGTACACGCCCGCCGGGAGCCCTCCGGGCGAGCTGCTCACCGAGTTCACCTCGGCGCTGGACGCCCTTCCCAAGAAGCCCGAGGGCCAGTTCTAG
- a CDS encoding HEAT repeat domain-containing protein has translation MSDLTIFEEHLRDPDPRVRRAAVELLGEIAPSGAGDALAWALADADAEVRAAAALVLTTLRPPVGEDGIDALRLAASGGGDPLVRGTARAHLRLLAEAHRALYAQGLADGEPQIRAQAVFALTWLRDAGAVREAADDPSRDVRVAVADGLARLGSADGLDQLLGDHDPVVRLAALDAAETLGLPDGLVPPVLRSLAHPGWQVRKRAARTLASAPATSAASPLTTALRDPVVDVRREAVKSLEQWASSDPGVLAALTESLADPDPGVRTQVRWALA, from the coding sequence ATGTCCGACCTGACCATCTTCGAAGAACACCTCCGCGACCCCGACCCCCGCGTGCGCCGCGCCGCCGTCGAACTGCTCGGCGAGATCGCGCCGAGCGGCGCGGGCGACGCCCTCGCCTGGGCGCTCGCCGACGCCGACGCCGAAGTGCGCGCGGCCGCCGCGCTCGTCCTCACCACGCTGCGCCCGCCCGTCGGCGAGGACGGCATCGACGCGCTCCGCCTCGCCGCCTCCGGCGGAGGAGACCCCCTCGTCCGCGGCACCGCCCGCGCGCACCTGCGGCTGCTCGCCGAAGCGCACCGCGCGCTGTACGCCCAGGGACTCGCCGACGGAGAGCCCCAGATCCGCGCTCAGGCCGTCTTCGCCCTCACCTGGCTCCGGGACGCCGGCGCCGTCCGCGAAGCCGCCGACGACCCGTCCCGCGACGTCCGGGTGGCGGTCGCCGACGGGCTCGCCCGCCTCGGCAGCGCCGACGGCCTCGACCAGCTCCTCGGCGACCACGACCCCGTGGTCCGCCTCGCCGCCCTCGACGCCGCCGAGACCCTCGGCCTCCCCGACGGGCTCGTCCCGCCCGTCCTCCGCTCCCTCGCCCACCCGGGCTGGCAGGTGCGCAAGCGCGCGGCCCGCACCCTCGCCTCCGCCCCCGCCACCTCCGCCGCCTCGCCCCTCACCACGGCCCTTCGCGATCCCGTCGTCGACGTCCGCCGGGAAGCCGTCAAGTCCCTCGAACAGTGGGCCTCCAGCGACCCCGGCGTCCTCGCCGCCCTCACCGAATCCCTCGCCGACCCCGACCCGGGCGTCCGCACCCAGGTCCGGTGGGCTCTTGCTTGA
- a CDS encoding cellulose binding domain-containing protein has product MGRHTKFWDRPVFADRPPVPSPVEKVRMAWIGRTPLMPTLAGVAALGVITAAFLTQEIPLDFASPGAERPESASCAGCDSMKAEMPAAGAPVETAAPDAERSAAPVTPPGLRASFKLDKTTGSGFTAVLTLRNTGDKAVTGWKLRFRLPNAVVQGADGATVQMLTANGGVTVLDGTASIAPGGTLRVPFTGEGAWSNPTSCRVNGLKCR; this is encoded by the coding sequence ATGGGACGACACACCAAGTTCTGGGACCGGCCGGTGTTCGCCGACCGCCCACCGGTGCCCTCCCCTGTCGAGAAGGTACGGATGGCCTGGATCGGACGGACCCCCCTGATGCCGACGCTCGCCGGGGTAGCTGCCCTCGGCGTGATAACGGCAGCGTTCCTGACACAGGAGATCCCCCTGGACTTCGCGTCCCCGGGCGCTGAGCGCCCGGAGTCCGCGTCGTGCGCCGGATGCGACTCCATGAAGGCGGAAATGCCCGCGGCGGGCGCCCCGGTGGAGACCGCGGCCCCCGACGCCGAGCGCTCTGCGGCACCGGTGACACCACCGGGCCTGCGGGCGAGTTTCAAGCTGGACAAGACGACGGGCAGCGGCTTCACCGCGGTGCTGACCCTCCGCAACACCGGCGACAAGGCGGTCACCGGGTGGAAGCTGCGGTTCCGCCTCCCCAACGCGGTGGTGCAAGGCGCGGACGGCGCCACGGTGCAGATGCTCACCGCCAACGGCGGGGTGACCGTCCTGGACGGGACCGCGTCGATCGCGCCGGGCGGCACCCTGCGCGTCCCGTTCACCGGAGAGGGCGCCTGGTCCAACCCGACGAGCTGCCGCGTCAACGGGCTCAAATGCCGCTGA